The bacterium (Candidatus Blackallbacteria) CG13_big_fil_rev_8_21_14_2_50_49_14 genome contains a region encoding:
- a CDS encoding 2,3,4,5-tetrahydropyridine-2,6-dicarboxylate N-succinyltransferase — protein MFSNSGPLLEALVTRFLLQNDAFTVLSQTDLEALSALLADHPEAPEAQALQAVVAQVQKTPPQHQSYSHLDCGFFLLSAPDQPVQSPEEAYFKLQLISQRKVKPHGVLLDGAFRVLSNLAWTNQGPILPEDLEEVRIQALLSGQPLQVSHVDKFPYLVNYHLPSGVRIASGAQVRLGAYLGEGTTIMQAGFVNFNAGTEGQAMVEGRISAGVFVGDKTDIGGGASIMGTLSGGNTHVIEIGSQCLLGANAGTGISLGDGCTLAAGLYLTAGTKVSLYNQTGQPLNLAGEVVEHGQNRVHARELSGRGFLLFYQDSVSGEVVCKPNPRTIALNPELHSHN, from the coding sequence ATGTTTTCTAACTCTGGCCCCTTGCTGGAAGCACTCGTGACGCGTTTTTTGCTGCAGAACGATGCCTTTACCGTTCTGTCCCAGACCGATCTGGAGGCGCTCAGCGCCTTGCTGGCCGATCATCCTGAGGCACCTGAAGCGCAGGCTCTGCAAGCTGTCGTGGCCCAAGTTCAGAAAACACCCCCGCAGCATCAGAGCTATAGCCATTTAGACTGCGGTTTCTTTCTGCTTTCTGCCCCGGATCAGCCTGTACAGAGCCCTGAAGAGGCCTATTTCAAACTGCAACTGATTTCACAGCGCAAGGTCAAACCCCACGGCGTTTTGCTCGATGGCGCTTTTCGGGTGCTCAGCAATCTGGCCTGGACCAACCAAGGCCCGATTTTGCCTGAAGATCTCGAAGAAGTCAGAATTCAAGCCCTGCTTTCAGGTCAGCCCCTGCAAGTCAGTCATGTGGATAAATTTCCCTATCTCGTCAATTACCATCTGCCCTCTGGCGTTCGGATCGCCTCAGGCGCACAAGTTCGTTTGGGAGCCTATCTGGGAGAAGGCACCACCATTATGCAGGCTGGTTTTGTGAATTTCAATGCCGGCACAGAAGGCCAGGCCATGGTGGAAGGCCGAATTTCAGCAGGGGTCTTTGTGGGCGATAAAACAGATATTGGCGGAGGCGCCTCGATCATGGGCACACTTTCCGGCGGCAATACCCATGTGATTGAAATCGGCAGCCAGTGCCTTTTGGGCGCCAATGCGGGAACCGGTATCTCACTGGGAGACGGCTGTACACTGGCAGCAGGTTTGTATTTAACGGCAGGCACCAAGGTCAGCCTCTACAACCAAACCGGCCAACCCCTCAACTTAGCGGGAGAAGTGGTAGAACACGGGCAAAACCGTGTGCATGCCCGTGAACTTTCAGGCCGCGGCTTTCTGCTCTTTTATCAGGATTCCGTCAGCGGAGAAGTGGTCTGTAAGCCCAATCCCCGCACCATTGCCCTCAATCCTGAATTGCACAGCCACAACTGA
- a CDS encoding GNAT family N-acetyltransferase, translating to MGRVVLHDKHEIAAFLSRNPGLHLYSFGDLDDFFWPQTLWYGWKNESALEALILVYLGQETPAVLAFSESPEPMCQLLESLQPCLPPRFYTHLSPGLQPVLEQTYTLTSHGIHSRMVLTQPEALASWASERVISLSTTDLPAIEALYQRAYPQNWFDRRMLETGQYRGIFQGAQLISIAGIHVYSPEWKVAALGNITTDPVFRGQGLGTLTTGSLCQDLLQTVALIGLNVKSDNAAAIRTYTKLGFEEIARYEEFEACFRS from the coding sequence ATGGGCCGCGTTGTTTTGCACGATAAGCACGAGATTGCGGCTTTTCTCAGTCGCAATCCTGGGCTGCACCTCTACAGTTTTGGCGATCTGGATGATTTTTTCTGGCCCCAGACCCTCTGGTATGGCTGGAAAAACGAATCTGCGCTGGAAGCTCTGATTCTGGTCTATCTGGGGCAGGAAACGCCTGCGGTTCTGGCCTTCAGTGAAAGCCCCGAACCCATGTGCCAACTCTTGGAAAGTCTGCAGCCTTGTTTGCCGCCACGTTTTTATACCCACCTCAGTCCCGGGCTGCAGCCTGTTTTAGAGCAAACTTATACCCTGACCAGCCATGGCATTCACAGCCGCATGGTGCTGACCCAGCCAGAAGCGCTGGCATCATGGGCGTCTGAAAGAGTGATTTCGCTGAGTACAACAGACCTGCCCGCAATTGAGGCGCTTTACCAGCGGGCTTACCCCCAAAACTGGTTTGACCGGCGTATGCTTGAAACGGGGCAGTACCGAGGTATTTTTCAAGGCGCTCAACTGATCAGTATTGCAGGCATCCATGTCTATTCTCCAGAGTGGAAAGTCGCTGCCTTGGGCAATATCACCACGGATCCGGTCTTTCGCGGACAGGGCTTGGGCACACTCACCACAGGCAGTCTTTGCCAGGATCTTCTGCAAACAGTAGCTTTAATCGGATTAAATGTGAAATCTGACAATGCGGCAGCTATTCGCACCTATACCAAATTGGGCTTTGAGGAGATTGCACGCTACGAAGAGTTTGAGGCGTGTTTCAGGTCTTAA